In a genomic window of Leifsonia xyli subsp. cynodontis DSM 46306:
- a CDS encoding sugar porter family MFS transporter, which produces MSWHPVASPTVLTADEIPEPQRRRLLRRITVLSTFGGLLFGYDTGVISGALPFMRFEGVALSPLEEGVVVSSLLFGAAAGSLMGGRIADRSGRRRLLIGLAIVFFAAALGCAFAPSIMVAARVLLGIAVGAASVAVPLFLAEVSPAQRRGRIVTHNELMIVSGQLAAFAVNAAIAAAVPEHAEVWRWMLVVASLPAVVLFFGMLVVPESPRWLILQGRFAEGLAVLRALRAEHQAEREAAEIREAIEHAPSASFADLVRALGMPWIRRVFLVGVGIAMVQQLTGVNSIMYYGVQILQRAGLDAQAALVGQIANGVISVLATFGGIWLLGRVGRRPLLITGLIGTTSALLLVGTSSALLAGTPALPFATLTLTVLFLTFQQGAVSPVTWLMLAEIFPARIRGVAFGAAALVLWLTNFLVGFLFPQLVSGMGISPTFFVFAAVGCGALLFVVRALPETRGRSLETLERELEAHYTR; this is translated from the coding sequence ATGTCCTGGCACCCCGTCGCCTCGCCGACCGTTCTCACTGCCGACGAGATCCCCGAACCACAGCGGCGGCGGCTCCTGCGCCGCATCACCGTCCTCTCCACCTTCGGCGGTCTCCTGTTCGGCTACGACACCGGCGTGATCAGCGGCGCGCTTCCGTTCATGCGATTCGAGGGGGTGGCGCTCTCGCCGCTCGAGGAGGGCGTCGTCGTCTCCTCCCTCCTCTTCGGCGCCGCCGCGGGCTCGCTCATGGGCGGGCGGATCGCCGACCGCAGCGGACGCCGCCGCCTGCTCATCGGCCTCGCGATCGTGTTCTTCGCCGCAGCGCTCGGCTGCGCGTTCGCGCCGTCCATCATGGTCGCAGCGCGGGTGCTGCTCGGGATCGCCGTCGGCGCGGCGTCGGTCGCCGTCCCGCTGTTCCTCGCGGAGGTCTCACCGGCGCAGCGGCGCGGCCGGATCGTCACGCACAACGAATTGATGATCGTCTCCGGTCAGCTGGCGGCGTTCGCGGTGAACGCGGCGATCGCGGCGGCGGTACCGGAGCACGCCGAGGTGTGGCGGTGGATGCTGGTCGTCGCCTCGCTGCCCGCTGTGGTCCTCTTCTTCGGGATGCTCGTCGTGCCCGAGAGCCCGCGCTGGCTGATCCTTCAGGGACGCTTCGCCGAGGGGCTCGCCGTGCTGCGCGCCCTGCGCGCCGAACACCAGGCCGAGCGGGAGGCCGCCGAGATCCGGGAGGCGATCGAGCACGCCCCCAGCGCCTCTTTCGCCGATCTCGTGCGCGCGCTCGGCATGCCGTGGATACGCCGTGTCTTCCTGGTGGGGGTCGGGATCGCGATGGTGCAGCAGCTGACGGGCGTGAACTCGATCATGTACTACGGCGTCCAGATCCTGCAGCGAGCGGGTCTCGACGCGCAGGCGGCGCTTGTCGGGCAGATCGCGAACGGCGTCATCTCGGTGCTCGCCACCTTCGGCGGGATCTGGCTGCTGGGGCGGGTGGGCCGCCGCCCGCTCCTGATCACCGGCCTCATCGGCACGACGAGCGCGCTGCTGCTCGTCGGCACGAGTTCCGCCTTGCTCGCGGGCACGCCTGCGCTGCCGTTCGCGACCCTCACGCTCACGGTGCTGTTCCTCACCTTCCAGCAGGGCGCGGTGTCGCCGGTGACCTGGCTGATGCTCGCCGAGATCTTCCCGGCGCGCATCCGCGGCGTCGCGTTCGGCGCAGCGGCACTCGTCCTCTGGCTGACGAATTTCCTCGTCGGGTTCCTCTTCCCCCAGCTGGTGTCCGGGATGGGGATCTCGCCGACGTTCTTCGTCTTCGCGGCTGTGGGCTGCGGCGCGCTCCTGTTCGTCGTGCGCGCGCTGCCGGAGACGCGCGGGCGGAGCCTCGAGACGCTGGAACGGGAGCTGGAGGCACACTACACGCGGTGA
- the rmuC gene encoding DNA recombination protein RmuC: MDILALFVGILLGLIVGAVAAGSAVARLLRGRSAAEPGEAAVDPAVLAAQHATELVQVRAAEAAVQAEIRTDLAAAQGRVDTLERQVLASQHQLRETIERHRAEAAAQGERERAESKVLQALAPVRESLTEMQRAVVELEGQRTRQHGELSQQLRSAVESEERLRSTAEALASALRSNSTRGVWGETQLRSVVEAAGLLERVDFDVQANIHSEAGAGRPDMIIRLPGGKNMALDAKVPFTAYLEASQIPATATGVEGAQRDALLKEHVKAVRDHITALGSKAYWTGLESSPELVIAFIPSESLVSSALEADPSILEFAFAKRVALASPVTLWSVLKTVAFSWQQDVLTQEAKQLFDLSRTLYSRLSTTAGHIEKLGRSLERTVKDYNGFVGSFERQVLPAARKLGALDESRVIGALDGIEEAPRELTAFELVSELEPRDMHGIDKLARDEQTRAEQSRTADSTTERSA, translated from the coding sequence ATGGACATCCTCGCCCTCTTCGTCGGCATTCTGCTCGGTCTGATCGTCGGGGCTGTCGCCGCGGGTTCCGCGGTCGCCCGGCTGCTGCGCGGCCGGTCCGCTGCGGAGCCTGGGGAGGCCGCGGTCGACCCCGCCGTGCTCGCCGCCCAGCACGCGACCGAGCTGGTCCAGGTACGTGCCGCCGAGGCCGCGGTGCAGGCGGAGATCCGCACCGACCTCGCCGCCGCACAGGGCCGCGTCGACACGCTGGAGCGGCAGGTGCTGGCCTCCCAGCACCAGCTCCGCGAGACGATCGAGCGGCACCGCGCCGAAGCCGCTGCTCAGGGCGAGCGGGAGCGCGCCGAGAGCAAAGTCCTCCAGGCGCTCGCACCGGTGCGGGAGTCGCTGACCGAGATGCAGCGCGCAGTGGTGGAGTTGGAAGGGCAGCGCACCCGGCAGCACGGCGAGCTCAGCCAGCAGTTGCGCTCCGCCGTGGAGTCCGAAGAGCGGCTCCGCAGCACAGCCGAGGCACTCGCCTCCGCGCTGCGCTCGAACAGCACGCGCGGGGTGTGGGGCGAGACCCAGCTGCGCAGCGTGGTCGAGGCCGCGGGCCTGCTCGAGCGGGTCGACTTCGATGTGCAGGCGAACATCCACTCCGAAGCCGGCGCCGGCCGGCCGGATATGATCATCCGCCTGCCCGGCGGCAAGAATATGGCCCTCGACGCCAAAGTCCCGTTCACCGCCTACCTCGAAGCGAGCCAGATCCCGGCCACGGCCACGGGCGTCGAAGGCGCCCAACGGGATGCCCTGCTCAAGGAGCACGTCAAAGCGGTCCGCGACCACATCACAGCCCTCGGCAGCAAGGCGTACTGGACCGGACTGGAATCGTCCCCTGAGCTCGTGATCGCGTTCATCCCGAGCGAATCCCTGGTCTCCTCCGCGCTCGAGGCCGATCCCTCGATCCTGGAGTTCGCCTTCGCCAAGCGCGTGGCCCTCGCCTCCCCGGTGACGCTCTGGTCGGTGCTCAAGACCGTCGCGTTCAGCTGGCAGCAGGATGTGCTCACCCAGGAGGCCAAGCAGCTCTTCGACCTCAGCCGCACGCTCTACAGCCGCCTGTCCACCACCGCGGGGCACATCGAGAAGCTCGGTCGCTCCCTGGAGCGCACCGTCAAGGACTACAACGGCTTCGTGGGCTCGTTCGAGCGCCAGGTCCTCCCCGCCGCCCGCAAGCTCGGCGCTCTGGACGAGTCCCGGGTCATCGGGGCTCTCGACGGCATCGAGGAGGCTCCCCGCGAGCTCACGGCGTTCGAGCTCGTCAGCGAGCTCGAACCCCGGGACATGCACGGCATCGACAAACTGGCCCGCGACGAACAGACCCGAGCGGAGCAATCACGCACGGCAGACTCCACCACCGAACGCAGCGCGTAG
- the glpX gene encoding class II fructose-bisphosphatase produces the protein MTSTDTASLFLHPDRNLAMELVRATEAAAIRATPWIGRGDKNAADGAAVDAMRKFLGTVNFDGLVVIGEGEKDNAPMLFNGEHVGNGRGPACDIAVDPIDGTSLTAAGRQNALSVIAVSDRGTMLDASSVFYMSKIVTGPEGRGVVDLSQSVGDNIRELAKAKGKPLGELRVAVLDRPRHEGLIEEIRAAGAGTRLMLDGDVAGGINAARHDSRIDMCVGIGGSPEGITTACAIKALGGFMQGKLAPKDDAERAAGIAAGLDLDRVYGADDLVKGGNTFFVATGVTDGGLVEGVRRKGLIIRTESIVLRSKSGTIRRVLADHPAEKWLDASEL, from the coding sequence ATGACCAGCACCGACACCGCATCCCTTTTCCTCCACCCGGACCGGAACCTCGCGATGGAGCTCGTGAGGGCGACTGAGGCGGCGGCCATCCGGGCGACGCCGTGGATCGGGCGCGGCGACAAGAACGCGGCGGACGGCGCGGCGGTGGACGCGATGCGCAAGTTCCTCGGGACGGTCAACTTCGACGGTCTCGTCGTGATCGGCGAGGGCGAGAAGGACAACGCGCCTATGCTCTTCAACGGCGAGCACGTCGGCAACGGCCGCGGCCCGGCCTGCGACATCGCGGTCGACCCGATCGACGGCACCTCGCTGACCGCGGCCGGCCGCCAGAACGCGCTGTCGGTGATCGCGGTGTCCGACCGTGGAACGATGCTCGACGCGTCCAGTGTCTTCTACATGTCCAAGATCGTCACCGGGCCGGAGGGCCGCGGTGTGGTCGATCTGTCCCAGTCCGTCGGCGACAACATTCGGGAGCTCGCGAAGGCCAAAGGTAAACCGTTGGGAGAGCTCCGCGTCGCCGTCCTCGACCGGCCGCGTCACGAGGGCCTGATCGAGGAGATCCGTGCGGCCGGAGCCGGCACGCGCCTCATGCTCGACGGAGATGTCGCGGGCGGCATCAACGCGGCGCGTCACGACTCGCGCATCGACATGTGCGTCGGCATCGGCGGCAGCCCGGAAGGCATCACCACCGCCTGCGCGATCAAGGCGCTCGGCGGTTTCATGCAGGGCAAGCTCGCGCCGAAAGACGATGCGGAGCGCGCCGCCGGCATCGCGGCCGGTCTCGATCTGGACCGTGTCTACGGAGCGGACGATCTCGTCAAGGGCGGCAACACCTTCTTCGTCGCGACGGGTGTGACAGACGGCGGGCTGGTCGAAGGCGTGCGCCGCAAGGGCTTGATCATCCGCACGGAGTCGATCGTGCTGCGCTCGAAGTCCGGCACCATCCGCCGTGTCCTCGCGGACCACCCGGCCGAGAAGTGGCTGGACGCCTCCGAGCTCTGA
- the fbaA gene encoding class II fructose-bisphosphate aldolase has protein sequence MPIATPDQYAEMLDRAKAGGFAYPAFNVSSSSTINAVLQGLTEAGSDGIIQVTTGGADYFAGQSVKARATGALAFARFATEVAKNYPITVALHTDHCPKNALEDFVLPLIAASEDEVKAGRNPIFQSHMWDGSAVPLAENLEIAQQMIERTRAIDAILEVEIGVVGGEEDGVSHEINEHLYTTLDDAIRTVEALGLGENGRYMAALTFGNVHGVYKPGNVKLRPELLKEIQDGLAAKYGTSPKPLDLVFHGGSGSTDEEIAEAVRNGVVKMNIDTDTQYAFTRSIAGYMFGNYDGVLKIDGEVGNKKVYDPRAWGKVAESAMAARVVEATQQLGSAGHSGK, from the coding sequence ATGCCCATCGCCACGCCGGACCAGTACGCGGAGATGCTCGACAGAGCGAAGGCCGGCGGGTTCGCTTACCCGGCGTTCAACGTCTCGTCCTCGTCAACGATCAATGCGGTGCTGCAGGGCCTGACCGAGGCCGGCAGCGACGGCATCATCCAGGTCACGACCGGTGGTGCTGACTACTTCGCCGGGCAGTCGGTCAAGGCGCGCGCGACCGGTGCGCTGGCGTTCGCCCGGTTCGCCACCGAGGTCGCCAAGAACTACCCGATCACGGTCGCGCTGCACACCGACCACTGCCCGAAGAACGCGCTCGAGGACTTCGTGCTCCCGCTCATCGCCGCCTCCGAGGACGAGGTCAAGGCCGGCCGGAATCCGATCTTCCAGTCCCACATGTGGGACGGCTCGGCGGTGCCGCTGGCCGAGAACCTGGAGATCGCGCAGCAGATGATCGAGCGCACCCGGGCCATCGACGCCATCCTCGAAGTCGAGATCGGCGTCGTCGGCGGCGAGGAGGACGGCGTCAGCCACGAGATCAACGAGCACCTGTACACCACGCTGGACGACGCGATCCGGACCGTGGAGGCCCTCGGCCTGGGCGAGAACGGCCGCTACATGGCTGCGCTCACCTTCGGCAATGTGCATGGCGTCTACAAGCCGGGCAACGTCAAACTGCGCCCGGAGCTCCTCAAGGAGATCCAGGACGGCCTCGCTGCCAAATACGGGACCAGCCCCAAACCGCTCGACCTCGTCTTCCACGGCGGCTCGGGCTCGACCGACGAGGAGATCGCGGAGGCCGTGCGCAACGGCGTCGTGAAGATGAACATCGACACCGACACACAGTACGCGTTCACCCGTTCGATCGCGGGCTACATGTTCGGGAATTACGACGGCGTCCTCAAGATCGACGGCGAGGTCGGCAACAAGAAGGTCTACGACCCGCGCGCCTGGGGCAAGGTCGCCGAGTCGGCGATGGCCGCTCGCGTCGTCGAGGCGACCCAGCAGCTGGGCAGCGCCGGACACTCCGGCAAGTAG
- a CDS encoding DUF6264 family protein — protein MAEEEQQPDERPRPKFGELAPPGWSWSPPEDVGRLDTARRSPAASESLDADVYENGQPGAPARTEDHRAEPPERRSPYSPPPQADAPRWNLAATIALLIVGLVGMISSIGTLQALPSSIRLLHTTQQLGDFHPADSVGALIATGSIVMAGLWFLSAGLSVWLLLRKRLAFYPPIVAGVVTLIALFVIAGAVIATDPALLDYGRVTPGPAGTPTP, from the coding sequence ATGGCCGAGGAGGAACAGCAGCCAGACGAGCGTCCGCGACCGAAGTTCGGCGAGCTGGCGCCGCCGGGCTGGTCCTGGAGTCCCCCGGAGGACGTCGGCCGCCTCGACACCGCACGCCGCAGTCCGGCGGCCTCGGAGAGTCTGGACGCCGACGTGTACGAGAACGGACAGCCCGGCGCACCCGCGCGGACGGAGGACCACCGGGCCGAGCCTCCCGAGCGGCGCTCGCCGTACTCGCCCCCGCCGCAGGCCGATGCGCCGCGCTGGAACCTCGCCGCGACGATCGCGCTCCTGATCGTCGGCCTCGTCGGGATGATCTCCTCCATCGGGACCTTGCAGGCCCTTCCCTCAAGCATACGGCTCCTGCACACCACCCAGCAGCTCGGCGACTTCCACCCCGCCGATTCGGTCGGCGCGCTCATCGCGACCGGCTCGATCGTGATGGCCGGTCTGTGGTTCCTCTCCGCCGGGCTCTCGGTCTGGCTGCTCCTCCGGAAGAGACTCGCGTTCTACCCGCCGATCGTCGCGGGCGTCGTCACCCTCATCGCCCTCTTCGTGATCGCCGGCGCCGTCATCGCCACCGACCCGGCGCTGCTCGACTACGGCAGAGTCACCCCCGGCCCGGCAGGCACGCCGACGCCCTGA
- a CDS encoding SDR family oxidoreductase: MTIVVTGATGRLGRLTVEALRERSVPADSIRALGRSAERLALLAAQDIQTAVIDFDKPETLEPAFAGADAMLLVSSSEIGQRVRQHRNAIEAAKRAGVGRLVYTSAPHATEADLVLAPEHAATERLLAESGLPVTILRNNLYTDSYADQLGIAAATGEIVASVGAGLIASAPRRDYAEAAAVVLTTEGHEGAVYELTGDVAWTFAELAAVASDLLGREIVYRPVTSEEYRQILLGVGLDEGSAGFVVALDGDIRNGGFAEVTSTLSELIGRPTTPLAQGLADARTGAVA, from the coding sequence ATGACTATCGTTGTCACCGGAGCGACCGGCCGCCTGGGCCGCCTGACCGTGGAAGCTCTGCGTGAACGCAGTGTCCCCGCCGACAGCATCCGCGCGCTCGGCCGCAGTGCCGAGCGTCTGGCTCTGCTCGCCGCCCAGGACATCCAAACCGCTGTGATCGACTTCGACAAGCCCGAGACGCTGGAACCCGCGTTCGCCGGCGCTGACGCGATGCTGCTCGTCTCCAGTTCGGAGATCGGTCAGCGCGTGCGGCAGCACAGGAATGCGATCGAGGCGGCCAAGCGGGCAGGCGTCGGGCGTCTTGTCTACACGAGCGCTCCGCACGCGACCGAAGCGGACCTGGTGCTCGCGCCCGAGCACGCCGCGACGGAGCGACTGCTCGCGGAGTCGGGGCTGCCCGTGACCATCCTGCGCAACAACTTGTACACGGATAGCTACGCGGATCAGCTCGGCATCGCGGCTGCGACCGGAGAGATCGTCGCCAGCGTGGGTGCCGGCCTCATCGCGAGCGCACCCCGCAGGGACTACGCCGAAGCCGCCGCGGTGGTGCTGACCACCGAGGGGCACGAGGGTGCTGTCTACGAACTCACCGGGGATGTCGCGTGGACGTTCGCCGAACTGGCCGCGGTCGCTAGCGACCTGCTCGGGCGGGAGATCGTGTACCGGCCGGTGACGTCGGAAGAGTACCGGCAGATCCTTCTCGGCGTAGGTCTCGACGAAGGGAGCGCGGGCTTCGTGGTCGCGCTTGACGGCGACATCCGGAATGGCGGGTTCGCAGAGGTGACGTCCACGCTGTCCGAGCTGATCGGCCGGCCGACGACGCCGCTCGCCCAGGGGCTTGCCGATGCGCGCACGGGGGCCGTGGCCTGA
- a CDS encoding winged helix-turn-helix transcriptional regulator, translating to MDIRNPPSGGLGFTDGVLPATCPSRIVLTHVTSTWGVLVLVALSRSSLRWGELRRTVQGVSEKMLAQTLRTLEKDGFVLRTAQPSVPPRVDYSLTERGHELTGRLLPLVDWIAGNADDILSGEHPAEPARLGITTGPASASGGDGDEDPL from the coding sequence GTGGACATCAGAAATCCGCCATCCGGCGGCTTAGGCTTCACCGACGGCGTGCTGCCCGCGACGTGCCCCTCCCGCATCGTGCTCACCCATGTGACAAGCACCTGGGGCGTGCTCGTCCTCGTCGCGCTCTCGCGGAGCAGCCTGCGCTGGGGCGAGCTGCGCCGCACCGTCCAGGGCGTCAGCGAGAAGATGCTCGCGCAGACGCTGCGCACCCTCGAAAAGGACGGCTTCGTGCTCCGCACCGCCCAGCCGAGCGTCCCGCCGCGTGTCGACTACAGCCTCACCGAGCGCGGGCACGAGCTGACCGGCCGCCTACTCCCCCTCGTGGACTGGATCGCGGGCAACGCAGACGACATCCTCTCCGGCGAGCACCCCGCAGAACCCGCACGGCTTGGCATCACGACCGGCCCGGCGTCCGCGAGCGGCGGCGACGGCGACGAGGACCCCCTGTAG
- a CDS encoding MFS transporter translates to MTSKPGRASLAALAVAQTLGTAAAGISLTASALTVTNMLGSPTFAGLAQSATIVGAGALAFPVSRFATRRDRSASLRFAYTVASAGSALAALGAAVGALAVFLLGMAGAGSGTVAGLALRFAAADLAPDPAKRPRYIALILWTASIGSLIGPPLTAFSTRSGLSSGPFLLIASLYGLSVLVVSLARLPPPGSPTVAAQRQTPVCSVGQRRPLAARVAITVSTSGHMAMTALMGLAPIFLDDAGVSAEGIGAIMSAHLVGMYVASPVFSAVVRAIGPRAASAIALASTLSSCAVLGIGLSSPVGFGIGLTVLGLGWSLGMIASSAALASGPADGRLRTQGFADTLLTVGAGAASVLGGLMAGLAGYPALVALVAVGVTIALAALGLDIARVGAAGSPETARPGTNTPPAPRER, encoded by the coding sequence GTGACATCAAAGCCGGGTCGAGCGTCGCTCGCCGCGTTGGCGGTCGCCCAGACGCTGGGGACGGCCGCCGCCGGCATCTCGCTCACCGCGAGCGCGCTCACCGTGACGAACATGTTGGGATCGCCGACTTTCGCGGGCCTCGCCCAGAGCGCGACCATCGTGGGGGCGGGAGCGCTGGCCTTCCCCGTCTCGCGGTTCGCCACCCGTCGGGACCGCTCGGCATCGCTGCGATTCGCGTACACGGTCGCCTCCGCCGGCAGCGCCCTCGCGGCTCTCGGCGCGGCCGTGGGTGCGCTGGCCGTCTTCCTCCTGGGGATGGCCGGAGCGGGAAGCGGCACCGTAGCCGGGCTGGCGCTTCGCTTCGCCGCCGCCGACCTCGCTCCGGACCCCGCCAAACGGCCGCGCTACATCGCGCTGATCCTGTGGACGGCCAGCATCGGGAGTCTCATCGGCCCGCCGCTCACGGCGTTCTCCACGCGAAGCGGGCTCTCCTCCGGGCCGTTCCTTCTCATCGCCTCGCTCTACGGTCTGTCGGTCCTGGTCGTGTCGCTGGCCCGCCTGCCGCCACCCGGCTCGCCGACGGTCGCGGCGCAGCGACAGACGCCTGTGTGCTCTGTCGGGCAGCGCAGGCCGCTCGCCGCCCGGGTCGCGATCACCGTCTCGACATCGGGCCATATGGCGATGACCGCGCTCATGGGCTTGGCTCCGATCTTCCTCGACGACGCCGGTGTCAGCGCAGAAGGGATCGGCGCAATCATGAGCGCGCATCTCGTGGGGATGTATGTCGCCAGCCCGGTCTTCAGCGCCGTCGTAAGAGCGATCGGCCCTCGCGCCGCCTCGGCGATCGCACTGGCGTCGACGCTGAGCTCCTGCGCGGTGCTCGGGATCGGCCTCAGCTCACCGGTCGGGTTCGGCATCGGTCTCACGGTTCTGGGGCTCGGCTGGTCGCTGGGGATGATCGCCAGTTCGGCGGCGCTCGCCTCCGGTCCTGCCGACGGGCGGCTGCGAACGCAGGGCTTCGCCGACACACTTCTCACGGTCGGCGCCGGGGCCGCCAGCGTGCTCGGCGGGCTCATGGCCGGGTTGGCCGGGTATCCGGCGCTGGTCGCGCTCGTCGCCGTGGGCGTGACGATCGCACTCGCGGCGCTCGGGCTCGACATCGCCCGAGTCGGCGCAGCAGGCTCGCCGGAGACGGCGCGACCGGGCACGAACACCCCTCCTGCTCCCCGAGAGAGATGA
- a CDS encoding 4-hydroxy-3-methylbut-2-enyl diphosphate reductase, with protein sequence MPRIPLRREAGARGRLQDIPVRGQKRVLLAAPRGYCAGVDRAVIAVEKALERYGAPVYVRKQIVHNIHVVSELEQQGAIFVDEVDEVPEGAHVVFSAHGVSPAVVAAAADRGLRAIDATCPLVTKVHREAVRFARDDFEILLIGHEGHEEVEGTAGHAPERVTLVNSPDEVDTIEVEDPDRVVWLSQTTLSVDETMETVRRLRERFTNLHNPPSDDICYATQNRQVAIKKVAQSADLVIVVGSANSSNSVRLVEVALEYGAKAAYRVDYASEIRQEWLDGVETVGVTSGASVPEVLVQEVLADLAGAGYADVQEVKTAEEDLMFSLPKELRKDLAGKPDGRALGGRR encoded by the coding sequence ATGCCCCGCATCCCCCTCCGGCGGGAAGCGGGTGCGCGCGGCCGGCTTCAGGATATCCCGGTCCGGGGACAGAAGCGGGTCTTGCTGGCCGCCCCCCGTGGCTACTGCGCCGGTGTGGACCGCGCGGTCATCGCCGTCGAGAAGGCGCTCGAACGCTACGGAGCGCCGGTTTACGTGCGCAAGCAGATCGTCCACAACATCCATGTCGTCTCCGAACTGGAGCAGCAGGGCGCGATCTTCGTGGACGAGGTGGACGAGGTTCCGGAGGGCGCGCACGTCGTGTTCTCGGCTCACGGTGTCTCGCCCGCGGTCGTCGCCGCTGCTGCGGACCGAGGGCTGCGCGCGATCGACGCGACGTGCCCGCTGGTGACCAAGGTGCATCGCGAGGCTGTCCGGTTCGCGCGTGACGACTTCGAGATCCTCCTGATCGGCCACGAGGGCCACGAGGAGGTCGAGGGCACCGCGGGCCACGCCCCCGAGCGCGTCACCCTTGTGAACAGCCCGGACGAGGTCGACACGATCGAGGTCGAGGACCCCGACAGGGTCGTCTGGCTCTCTCAGACCACCCTCTCGGTGGACGAGACGATGGAGACCGTGCGCCGCCTGCGAGAACGCTTCACGAACCTGCACAACCCGCCCAGCGACGACATCTGCTACGCCACCCAGAACCGCCAGGTCGCGATCAAGAAAGTCGCCCAGAGCGCCGATCTCGTCATTGTCGTCGGTTCGGCCAACTCCTCCAACTCCGTGCGCCTCGTGGAGGTCGCTCTGGAGTACGGCGCGAAGGCGGCCTATCGTGTGGACTACGCGAGCGAGATCCGCCAGGAGTGGCTCGACGGCGTCGAGACCGTCGGGGTGACCAGCGGCGCGTCGGTGCCGGAGGTACTGGTGCAGGAGGTGCTCGCCGACCTCGCGGGCGCCGGCTACGCCGATGTGCAGGAGGTCAAGACAGCGGAGGAAGACCTGATGTTCTCGCTGCCGAAGGAGCTGCGGAAGGACCTTGCGGGTAAGCCGGACGGGCGGGCGCTGGGCGGGCGGCGCTGA
- the xseA gene encoding exodeoxyribonuclease VII large subunit gives MTETASAPRMTPGPPTLDDPWPVALLASKIRGWIERLGTAWVEGEITQWGVSGGNVYGKLKDLNEDATVGFTIWSSVKARIPADLGQGDRVIAAVKPNYWLKGGTLTMQVSDMRHVGLGDLLERLERLRAQLRAEGLFRPERKKRLPFLPHTIGLVTGKDSDAEKDVLRNAQLRWPQVRFRTVYAAVQGDRTVPEVTAALRELDADPEVEVIVVARGGGDFQNLLGFSDESLVRAAAGLSTPLVSAIGHEADRPLLDEVADLRASTPTDAAKRVVPDVAEELVRVHQARARIGTRLTHIIRHEIDRIGNLRSRPALASGSWIVDSRAEDLTRFVARGAELVQRCVDHEAARVAELGGQLRALSPQATLERGYAIVQNAAGRVVAAPEEAPAGTELRITVSGGALAATAGKALPSPAQGATNGSAAAPRGK, from the coding sequence GTGACGGAGACGGCGAGCGCGCCCCGGATGACCCCCGGACCTCCCACTCTCGACGATCCGTGGCCGGTCGCGCTGCTGGCATCGAAGATCCGCGGCTGGATCGAGCGACTGGGCACCGCGTGGGTCGAGGGCGAGATCACCCAGTGGGGCGTCTCCGGGGGCAACGTCTACGGCAAGCTGAAGGATCTGAACGAGGACGCCACCGTCGGTTTCACGATCTGGTCCTCCGTCAAAGCTCGCATCCCCGCCGATCTGGGTCAGGGCGACCGCGTGATCGCCGCGGTCAAGCCGAACTACTGGCTCAAGGGCGGGACGCTCACTATGCAGGTCTCCGATATGCGCCACGTCGGCCTCGGCGACCTCCTCGAGCGGCTGGAGCGGCTGCGCGCGCAACTGCGCGCGGAGGGGCTCTTCCGCCCCGAGCGCAAGAAGCGCCTCCCGTTCCTCCCGCACACCATCGGGCTCGTCACCGGGAAGGACTCGGACGCCGAGAAGGATGTGCTTCGCAACGCCCAGCTGCGCTGGCCGCAGGTGCGCTTCCGCACCGTGTACGCCGCCGTTCAGGGCGACCGGACGGTCCCGGAGGTGACAGCGGCCCTCCGGGAGCTGGACGCCGACCCCGAGGTCGAGGTCATCGTCGTCGCCCGCGGCGGCGGCGACTTCCAAAACCTCCTCGGTTTCAGCGACGAGTCCCTGGTCCGCGCGGCGGCCGGCCTCAGCACGCCGCTGGTCAGCGCCATCGGTCATGAGGCCGACCGGCCATTGCTCGACGAGGTGGCCGATCTGCGCGCGTCCACTCCCACCGACGCCGCCAAACGGGTCGTCCCGGACGTCGCCGAAGAGCTCGTCCGGGTCCACCAGGCCCGCGCCCGGATCGGGACGCGGCTCACGCACATCATCCGGCACGAGATCGACCGCATCGGGAACCTCAGGAGCCGCCCCGCCCTCGCCTCCGGGTCCTGGATCGTGGATTCCCGCGCCGAGGATCTGACGCGCTTCGTGGCCCGCGGAGCCGAACTCGTGCAGCGCTGCGTCGACCACGAGGCCGCCCGGGTGGCCGAGCTCGGCGGACAGCTGCGCGCGCTGAGCCCGCAAGCGACGCTGGAGCGCGGGTACGCGATCGTGCAGAATGCGGCGGGCCGTGTCGTCGCGGCGCCGGAGGAGGCGCCGGCGGGAACGGAACTGCGGATCACCGTCTCCGGCGGCGCCCTGGCCGCGACCGCCGGGAAGGCGCTCCCCTCGCCGGCGCAGGGGGCGACGAACGGCTCAGCGGCCGCCCCGCGGGGGAAATAG